A single Oncorhynchus kisutch isolate 150728-3 linkage group LG19, Okis_V2, whole genome shotgun sequence DNA region contains:
- the LOC116352964 gene encoding uncharacterized protein LOC116352964 has product MEKVKVGYLLIISNISRSDEAVYFCGIGSMYEMKFRNGTFLAVKGVSQKRSHYQTVEQQPVSDPVHPEDSVTLQCTVLSETCTGEHSVYWFRAGSGESNPGVIYTPGKRSDECKKSPETPSPTQSCVYSLSKNNPSLSDAGTYYCAVVTCGEILFGNGTNLNIGRSLDHVVIGLGVTSVFCVIVIIILIFTRNTKTFCEHYQVSVAQHIGHDNTTTECDQDQDGVTLNYAALHFSERKTKRGRKKRETPQESVYSDGRCSDWD; this is encoded by the exons ATGGAGAAAGTAAAAGTTGGATATCTTCTCATCATCAGCAATATCAGCAGATCAGATGAGGCAGTATACTTCTGTGGAATAGGATCAATGTATGAGATGAAGTTTAGAAATGGAACATTTTTGGCTGTAAAAG GTGTCAGTCAGAAAAGGTCACACTACCAGACTGTAGAGCAACAGCCAGTGTCTGACCCAGTCCATCCAGAAGACTCTGTGACTCTACAGTGTACAGTACTCTCTGAGACCTGTACAGGAGAACACAGTGTGTACTGGTTCAGAGCCGGATCAGGAGAATCCAATCCAGGAGTAATTTACACCCCTGGGAAAAGGAGTGATGAGTGTAAGAAGAGCCCTGAGACTCCCTCTCCTACACAGAGCTGTGTCTACAGCCTCTCCAAGAACAACCCCAGTCTCTCTGATGCTGGGACTTACTACTGTGCTGTGGTCACATGCGGGGAGATCCTGTTTGGCAATGGAACTAACCTAAATATTG GAAGATCTCTGGATCATGTTGTCATTGGACTGGGAGTGACATCAGTTTTCTGTGTGATTGTAATCATTATCCTCATCTTCACCAGAAATACAAAGACATTTTGTGAACATTATCAAG TGAGTGTTGCACAGCATATTGGACATGACAACACAACCACCGAATGTGATCAG GATCAAGATGGAGTTACGTTGAATTATGCTGCATTGCATTTCTCTGAGAGGAAAACTAAAAggggaagaaagaagagagagacaccacaggaGAGTGTGTACTCTGATGGCAGGTGTTCAGACTGGGACTGA